One genomic segment of Desmodus rotundus isolate HL8 chromosome 5, HLdesRot8A.1, whole genome shotgun sequence includes these proteins:
- the LOC112303571 gene encoding olfactory receptor 5AN6-like isoform X1 has product MTGRRNNTVITKFILLGFSEFPKLTIVLFSIFLGIYLMTVSWNVGLITLIRMDSHLHTPMYFFLSNLSLLDICYISTVAPRMLSDFFKTHAFISFMGCTMQYFFFSGLGLTESCLLAAMAYDRYVAICNPLVYTAIMSPTLCVQIVAGSCITGFLGSSIQLCALLQLHFCGPNIINHFFCDLPQLLILSCSDIFFFQVLISVLTVIFGLTSALVVMISYGYIICSILKITSAEGRSKAFNTCASHLTAVTLFFGSATFVYMYPNSEDSRSQNKLTSVLYTLVIPMLNPLIYSLRNKEIKDALKRWKKRIFS; this is encoded by the coding sequence ATGACTGGAAGAAGGAACAATACTGTGATTACGAAGTTCATTCTCTTGGGATTCTCTGAATTTCCAAAGCTCACCATTGTCCTCTTTTCGATATTCCTAGGGATCTACCTGATGACAGTGTCCTGGAATGTGGGCCTCATCACGCTCATCAGGATGGACTCCCATCTGCACACACCTATGTACTTTTTCCTCAGTAACCTGTCCTTGCTGGACATCTGCTATATTTCTACTGTTGCCCCCAGGATGCTCTCAGACTTCTTCAAGACCCATGCATTCATCTCCTTTATGGGGTGCACCATGCAATACTTCTTCTTCTCTGGCCTGGGTCTTACTGAaagctgtctcctggcagccATGGCTTATGATCGATATGTTGCCATTTGCAATCCCCTGGTCTACACAGCCATTATGTCCCCCACACTGTGTGTGCAGATTGTGGCAGGATCTTGCATCACTGGATTCTTGGGCTCATCTATCCAACTGTGTGCCTTACTTCAGCTGCATTTCTGTGGACCAAACATCATCAACCATTTCTTTTGTGACCTGCCCCAACTGCTAATCCTATCCTGCTCTGACATCTTTTTTTTCCAGGTCCTGATTTCTGTGCTCACAGTGATCTTTGGGCTCACATCTGCCCTGGTTGTTATGATATCCTATGGTTATATCATTTGCAGCATTCTGAAGATCACTTCAGCTGAAGGCAGGTCCAAGGCCTTCAACACCTGTGCTTCTCACCTGACTGCAGTGACCCTCTTCTTTGGCTCAGCTACCTTTGTTTATATGTATCCTAATTCTGAAGATTCCCGGAGCCAAAACAAGTTGACATCAGTCTTATACACTCTTGTAATCCCCATGCTGAATCCATTgatctacagcctgaggaacaaggaAATCAAAGATGCCCTaaagagatggaagaagagaaTCTTCTCTTAA
- the LOC112303571 gene encoding olfactory receptor 5AN6-like isoform X2 encodes MTVSWNVGLITLIRMDSHLHTPMYFFLSNLSLLDICYISTVAPRMLSDFFKTHAFISFMGCTMQYFFFSGLGLTESCLLAAMAYDRYVAICNPLVYTAIMSPTLCVQIVAGSCITGFLGSSIQLCALLQLHFCGPNIINHFFCDLPQLLILSCSDIFFFQVLISVLTVIFGLTSALVVMISYGYIICSILKITSAEGRSKAFNTCASHLTAVTLFFGSATFVYMYPNSEDSRSQNKLTSVLYTLVIPMLNPLIYSLRNKEIKDALKRWKKRIFS; translated from the coding sequence ATGACAGTGTCCTGGAATGTGGGCCTCATCACGCTCATCAGGATGGACTCCCATCTGCACACACCTATGTACTTTTTCCTCAGTAACCTGTCCTTGCTGGACATCTGCTATATTTCTACTGTTGCCCCCAGGATGCTCTCAGACTTCTTCAAGACCCATGCATTCATCTCCTTTATGGGGTGCACCATGCAATACTTCTTCTTCTCTGGCCTGGGTCTTACTGAaagctgtctcctggcagccATGGCTTATGATCGATATGTTGCCATTTGCAATCCCCTGGTCTACACAGCCATTATGTCCCCCACACTGTGTGTGCAGATTGTGGCAGGATCTTGCATCACTGGATTCTTGGGCTCATCTATCCAACTGTGTGCCTTACTTCAGCTGCATTTCTGTGGACCAAACATCATCAACCATTTCTTTTGTGACCTGCCCCAACTGCTAATCCTATCCTGCTCTGACATCTTTTTTTTCCAGGTCCTGATTTCTGTGCTCACAGTGATCTTTGGGCTCACATCTGCCCTGGTTGTTATGATATCCTATGGTTATATCATTTGCAGCATTCTGAAGATCACTTCAGCTGAAGGCAGGTCCAAGGCCTTCAACACCTGTGCTTCTCACCTGACTGCAGTGACCCTCTTCTTTGGCTCAGCTACCTTTGTTTATATGTATCCTAATTCTGAAGATTCCCGGAGCCAAAACAAGTTGACATCAGTCTTATACACTCTTGTAATCCCCATGCTGAATCCATTgatctacagcctgaggaacaaggaAATCAAAGATGCCCTaaagagatggaagaagagaaTCTTCTCTTAA
- the LOC112303557 gene encoding olfactory receptor 5A1-like produces MGRNISMMTNFILLGFSERPELQIFLFVLCLGTYFMTLAWNLGLIVLIRMEPQLHSPMYFFVGNLSFVDISYTSSVAPKMLCDFFKDKDQKTISFVSCAAQFFFFIGMGGTECCLLAAMAYDRYAAISDPLLYTSIMSPTLCVVMAITAYAGGCLTGVVQTTSIFQLYFCGPRVINHFFCDLPALLVLSCSSTFLSQVVNFLVVCAVGGTSALAVLVSYGYIITAIMKIRSTQGRMKAFNTCVSHLTTVILFYGSGLFSYLHSSAGYARDQDKVVSMLYGAVIPMLNPIIYSLRNKEIKDAVKKLKERKKQMSFMCVLVP; encoded by the coding sequence ATGGGAAGGAATATCAGCATGATGACCAATTTCATCCTCTTGGGATTTTCAGAACGTCCAGAGCTGCAGATTTTCCTCTTTGTGCTGTGCCTGGGGACCTATTTCATGACACTGGCTTGGAACCTGGGTCTTATTGTCCTGATCAGGATGGAGCCGCAACTCCACTCCCCTATGTATTTCTTCGTTGGTAACTTGTCCTTTGTCGATATCTCATACACCTCCTCTGTGGCTCCTAAGATGCTCTGTGACTTTTTCAAAGACAAAGACCAGAAGACCATCTCCTTTGTGAGTTGTGCtgctcagtttttcttcttcattgggaTGGGAGGCACTGAGTGCTGTCTCCTGGCAGCCATGGCATACGACCGGTATGCTGCCATCTCCGACCCTCTGCTCTACACAAGCATCATGTCCCCCACCCTCTGTGTGGTGATGGCCATTACAGCGTATGCTGGTGGATGTCTCACAGGAGTGGTCCAAACCACTTCCATATTCCAGCTCTATTTCTGTGGGCCACGAGTCATTAACCACTTTTTCTGCGATCTGCCAGCCCTGCTGGTCTTGTCTTGTTCTAGTACCTTCCTCAGCCAGGTAGTAAACTTTCTTGTTGTGTGTGCAGTTGGCGGGACATCAGCTCTTGCTGTTCTGGTTTCTTATGGCTACATCATTACTGCTATTATGAAGATCCGTTCAACCCAAGGGCGGATGAAGGCTTTCAACACCTGTGTCTCTCATCTGACCACAGTTATTCTCTTTTATGGCTCTGGTCTCTTCTCATACCTTCATTCTAGTGCTGGATATGCACGGGACCAAGATAAGGTGGTATCCATGCTCTATGGAGCCGTGATTCCCATGCTGAACCCTATCATATATAGTTTGCGAAACAAGGAGATCAAAGATGCAGTGAAGAAACtcaaggagaggaagaagcagaTGTCTTTTATGTGTGTTTTAGTTCCTTGA